A portion of the Carya illinoinensis cultivar Pawnee chromosome 11, C.illinoinensisPawnee_v1, whole genome shotgun sequence genome contains these proteins:
- the LOC122282317 gene encoding expansin-like B1: MGFNELEIFNMDMLAKQAWRLLQNKESLFHKLYATKYFPNGDLLATSLCVNTSYTWRGIWEAKNLLVKGDLRQELGPKLSVGQLNQLEDQAGPVRQQMGSPTHKSLMYRWSLPRHGSLKLNIDGALFFDLHKARGCFEESCGRAITSVVADVESMMQNFSLCRIQHSNRLTNEAAHQLARHAWSIEDMIIWWNSVPPIIENYLKTKFVFCVICMVLLLPALCASQDISTYTSRATYYGSRNCNGSPSGACGYGEFGRTVNDGIVTGVSKLYRNGTGCGACYQVRCTSSQYCSEDAVHVVVIDYGEGDKTDFILSSRAYTRLARPGNKAAKELLVRGVIDVEYRRVSCHYPGYNLMFKVHEQSKYPNYLALVVLYAEGINDITAVELYLENFKQWRGMRRAFGAVWEMSNQVPSGSTKLRFQVSGNKWVESKNDLPASWNAGAEYDSDIQL, from the exons ATGGGGTTCAACGAACTTGAAATTTTCAATATGGATATGTTGGCAAAACAAGCTTGGAGGTTATTGCAAAATAAGGAGAGCTTGTTCCATAAGTTGTATGCTACTAAATACTTCCCTAATGGTGACCTGTTGGCAACTTCTCTTTGTGTTAATACCTCCTATACCTGGAGAGGGATATGGGAGGCAAAGAATTTGCTCGTGAAAGGGG ATCTGAGACAAGAACTGGGTCCTAAACTGAGTGTGGGGCAACTCAATCAACTAGAGGACCAA GCTGGACCAGTTAGACAACAGATGGGTTCTCCTACTCATAAAAGCCTGATGTATAGGTGGTCACTCCCTCGACATGGCTCTCTTAAACTTAATATTGATGGTGCTCTTTTCTTTGATCTACATAAAGCTAGGGGCTGTTTTGAGGAATCATGTGGGAGAG CTATTACATCAGTGGTTGCAGATGTCGAAAGCATGATGCAAAACTTCTCCCTCTGTAGAATTCAGCATAGTAACAGATTAACTAATGAGGCTGCCCATCAACTTGCAAGACATGCATGGTCTATTGAAGATATGATCATTTGGTGGAATAGTGTTCCTCCTATCATTGAGAAT TACTTGAAAACCAAGTTCGTATTCTGTGTGATCTGCATGGTATTGCTCTTGCCTGCTCTATGTGCCTCTCAGGACATTTCTACTTACACATCAAGAGCAACCTACTACGGTAGTCGTAACTGCAACGGTTCTCCAA GCGGAGCTTGTGGGTATGGAGAATTCGGAAGGACTGTCAATGATGGCATCGTGACTGGAGTCTCTAAGTTGTATAGGAATGGAACTGGTTGTGGTGCATGCTA TCAAGTTAGGTGCACATCATCACAATATTGCAGTGAGGATGCAGTGCACGTGGTGGTGATTGACTACGGTGAAGGTGACAAAACTGACTTCATACTCAGCTCTCGAGCTTACACAAGATTGGCACGCCCTGGTAACAAAGCGGCCAAGGAGTTGTTGGTTCGTGGCGTGATCGATGTAGAATATCGAAGGGTCTCGTGCCACTACCCTGGTTACAACCTTATGTTCAAGGTCCATGAGCAAAGCAAATATCCTAATTATCTAGCTTTAGTGGTTCTATATGCAGAGGGGATAAACGACATCACAGCTGTTGAATTGTATCTG GAGAATTTCAAACAATGGAGGGGCATGCGTAGGGCCTTCGGGGCAGTGTGGGAGATGTCTAATCAAGTACCAAGTGGTTCAACAAAATTAAGGTTTCAAGTTAGTGGCAACAAATGGGTGGAATCCAAAAATGATCTGCCTGCTTCGTGGAATGCTGGGGCTGAATATGACTCAGACATTCAGCTGTGA